The following proteins come from a genomic window of Triticum aestivum cultivar Chinese Spring chromosome 6A, IWGSC CS RefSeq v2.1, whole genome shotgun sequence:
- the LOC123131619 gene encoding uncharacterized protein isoform X2 — MALELAASYSQQNVSMVAPSQDECGLDPVDHEPNYDQSLKVTTDVTSPSYGSVASTVSNSDQISEVVGEVEENTKTSKDYTIQLPHPDCEEIIPTPPLSLELHLRFSQRNTHLHHMDMEARATHLANVKNLKGLQAGDDIKQLRAGAEMIRNGALLLMRACDASKGGM; from the exons ATGGCACTGGAACTTGCTGCTTCATATTCTCAGCAAAATGTTTCTATGGTGGCCCCTTCTCAGGATGAATGTGGTCTTGATCCTGTTGATCATGAACCTAACTACGATCAATCTCTGAAGGTGACTACTGATGTTACTTCACCTTCCTATGGTTCCGTTGCTAGTACTGTTTCTAACTCTGATCAGATCTCTGAGGTGGTGGGAGAGGTGGAAGAAAACACGAAGACCTCCAAGGATTACACGATACAACTTCCTCATCCTGATTGCGAGGAGATTATTCCTACACCACCACTTTCCCTTGAGCTACATCTTCGGTTCAGCCAACGCAACACACACCTTCATCACATGGATATGGAGGCGAGGGCCACCCATCTAGCCAATGTCAAAAACTTGAAAG GTCTGCAAGCTGGGGACGACATCAAGCAACTTCGAGCGGGTGCTGAGATGATTCGCAACGGGGCCCTGCTGCTGATGAGGGCCTGCGACGCGTCCAAGGGTGGAATGTGA
- the LOC123131619 gene encoding uncharacterized protein isoform X3 codes for MALELAASYSQQNVSMVAPSQDECGLDPVDHEPNYDQSLKISEVVGEVEENTKTSKDYTIQLPHPDCEEIIPTPPLSLELHLRFSQRNTHLHHMDMEARATHLANVKNLKGLQAGDDIKQLRAGAEMIRNGALLLMRACDASKGGM; via the exons ATGGCACTGGAACTTGCTGCTTCATATTCTCAGCAAAATGTTTCTATGGTGGCCCCTTCTCAGGATGAATGTGGTCTTGATCCTGTTGATCATGAACCTAACTACGATCAATCTCTGAAG ATCTCTGAGGTGGTGGGAGAGGTGGAAGAAAACACGAAGACCTCCAAGGATTACACGATACAACTTCCTCATCCTGATTGCGAGGAGATTATTCCTACACCACCACTTTCCCTTGAGCTACATCTTCGGTTCAGCCAACGCAACACACACCTTCATCACATGGATATGGAGGCGAGGGCCACCCATCTAGCCAATGTCAAAAACTTGAAAG GTCTGCAAGCTGGGGACGACATCAAGCAACTTCGAGCGGGTGCTGAGATGATTCGCAACGGGGCCCTGCTGCTGATGAGGGCCTGCGACGCGTCCAAGGGTGGAATGTGA